TTGAGCAGCATGAGCAGGTGATGTACTGTGAAGACTAAGTAGTTTCTTCAGTTACTTTTTGTCATTGTCTAGCATGATCAGTTGTTCCTTTCTATAAGTCAAAATTCATTTTACTTGTTGCGTTTTCGTCAGTCTCTGTTTTTTTCATGTACTTCTTAGTTTATGTTTAGCTCTTTTTAGTATTACCTTTTACCAAGGGAAGTTGCCTCTAGCCTGGACACCGGAGAGAAGGGGCTTGTGGAATGTGATCTACAGTATAGCTGCATATGACACCGCCCCTAATGACCGCATCGTCTTCAAGAGTGGATGGAGAGAGTTTCCAGCAAGAATAAGTGTTGTTGATGTTGGAACAGCTGTACTATTCACTTTCAAGATCAGTGCTCATGAGGATATTGGAGATGATAGTCGTTGTCCATGTCCTCACGGCGGGTGCCTGAGTCTACTAGTTGACAAGCTTCAGTCGAGTTGGATCTCAATTTTCATTAGCTTTGCACTAGCGTAGCCTTTCTCTATCAtgtcactttttgtgtgtttatcTGCATGTACTGAATCTATATAATGTGTGCTTTGCACATGTGGCATGATACCACCAGAACCTACTGCATATGTACCTATGTTGCATTGGTTCCAGCTTTTTGGGTTGGCAGTTATATAAGTTATTGCATGTCTATTTTAGTGCTCATTCACTCTCACCATTTTCTTTAGATAACTAGCATTTTTACAGTAATGCAGTGTGTTTTTCTGAGAATATATGTGTAGGTATGTTCAGGTTTGTCATCCAAAATGTAGAGTTTTTGACCGTACAGAGGACCTTTCTCAGGTATGCTCGTGACTGTGAAGTACAGCAAAAAGATGATGTATATGTCATACAATGGGGCTCCAGGGGCAGCTGTATGCGTTGAGTATTTGCGAAACTAAATAGTGCCCCATCCATCTTTAATTATGTGGAAAGAGTGAGGCACTAGGAAGGTGATGCctccattgtacatgcccttatcTTCCTTTGAGTGTGTAGCCTTGGTGTCACAAAAAAGCAGACCGAAGATGCAGGAGTGTGTATGGTACTGGAGACAGACTTTTGTGTGTGGGCGACCGTAATCGGGTCAGAATCTGTTTACCCGGTCCGTTAGCGGTGTGGCTGGTTTGGTGTGGGGTAGCGGGCCAGCAGGAGGAAATTCGACTGAATGTACTGAAGAAATCAGTCGTTTTTTTCTAGCAAAACTGACCCGTTCCTCGTAAAAAAGCAAAACTGACTCAAGACCTGAGTATTTAGCAAAACTGACTCAGATCTGAGCTCGCCCACGTGTAAACACACAATTGGCTGAAAAATTCGACCTAAAACGAAATAGAAAACAGACGTCTGTTGATTAGATAGTCCCTACTATATACTAGTACACTACTACTATTGTGTAGCGGAATAGACCAGGCGTGCGTACTAGTGTATGCTGTACCATAAGAAAAGAACGCCCTACCCACCACCCCCGCCAAAGTCCAGTGTTGATGGGAGCGCCTATACATAGAGACAAGGTGAATAAAGGGATCGCGCATAATGACGTGGATCAAAGGCGCCGAGAGATTAGATGGATTCCTTATGTTTGCGTTGTGTGGGTGAAGAGGCAACAGAGAAATAGTGGGCTGAAACTTACGTGGGGCAAGAAAAAAGAGTCTAGGGACGTCTTTAAGTCTTTAGACCATCCTCAGCAGATTGGATACTTGGGTACACGTCTCTCTCCGGCCTCTCCTCTCTCTGCTCATCACGAAGCTAGACAACCGATAGGTGGAAAGGAAGATGCTCCTATCCTATCAGGtctatttttttttcattttggaGACCAAGCTATATGTATGTATTCTATAAAGCTACACACCTACGCAAACAGCCCTCACGATATTGAATTGGTAAGAATTTTTGCTTGCGTGTACGCAGATATCGCCGATCGTAACGTAATCATCACcaaaagaagaaaaagggagTATGCACAAAAATGTACGTACACCCCGCGGCGTATGCGTATGCGTACAGCACGACGAAATGGACCCGATTAGGACGGGCAGGCGAAAAGCCAAAGAAAAACGGAAATGCTTGCAATTGCATCCCCATGGAAGCAAGTCATTTTAgtctagtatagtactagtaaTAACTAGGATCCATCCAAGTGTCCCAAACCAGCGCGAAATTAGGAGGCGTCCACAGAGGCAGCAAGCACGTCACGATTGCGGCAGCTAGTTGGGGACATGCACAGCACCGCACGTACGGCTCGCCATCGTTTTCGCTCCTACAGTAGCATTTTCCGCGCTGGGGCTCGTGTACGGTGACGCGAGACGCCAAAGCCCCCGACCCCCGTGCCCCTGTACGCGCGCGTCTGCGTCGTCACCTCATGGACGGACGGTGGCCCGTGGAAACCCTGTGCTGCCGCCTGATCCCGTGGCCACGAGCGCCCGTTGGTACCAGCGCGCAAACGGCTACATGATCCAGCCAGACCCGAGGGAATCCGCCCTGCGTCCCCCGCATTGGAGGAGCTATCCATCCGATTCGGCTGGCGCTGCTAGCTGTTCCTCTCCCCCACCACGTCGACCCCTCCCCGGCCCCGGGCATGCATGCGGGATGCGGCCACGGGGCTTGCACAGTGCGGCTTCCTCCTTTTCCTGATGGATGGGAGGGAGGGCGCACAGTGGCGGCTTGTGCTGGGGTCAACATAGTAACATCCATGCATGCATTGCATTGCGTGGTGTGCGAGCACTACAGTGGTGTGGTAGGGGAGACGGCGTTGTTACCATGCACGGAGACGGAGGGAGTGTGCGCATAAATGGGTTGCTCTGTGCGGCATCTCAAGAGCCACAAGTATCTCTGGCCCCGGCTGGGAGCACGGAAGGAGCGCATTCATTGATGTGGTACGTGCCAAAGCTCCTACCTTTTACAGCTGCGTGCGTGTACCCAGAGCAGCTGACGCTGACGCTGACGCTGACGCGCCCTCACCCCCACCCgatagctagctagctagctgccGCCATGCAGTCGCTCGTGGAGGATTGAAAATAAAATAGACGAACAAAAGTGATGTGCAAGCATTGGCGGCAGAAATCTCATATTTGACCTgaggacgaaatcaaatcacaaactGACCTGCTTTTGAAAAAATTTCATCGGCTAACCCTTTCGTGTAGCGCCCGACAGCTAGGCGCCGCACACTACCATGCAGCGCATCTGCCTTAGGCGTCGCACCTCCTGCCAGCGTGGCAGCCCTGGTCCAGTTGCGGCCCCACAGACAGCACTGCAGCTGCCACACTGTGTAAAGTGCAGCGCCTATCGCTTGGGCGCTGCACATTGACTTAAGCCGCATCGGGCCAGCCCCTCCCAGCAGTTCTTCCCCCTCTGAGGAAGTTGCTCTGTTTAcagagagcggcggcggcgccgccccCTTCGGATCCCCCCACACCCCTCTCAGATCTGAAGTTTTGAGGTCCGGATTCGATCTCCAATCCCTCCTACTAGGTAAACTCCtccgttccctttcttttcctccgTAAATGCGTTGCAATTTTAGGGATTTGCCCAAGATTAGGTGGAACCTTTGATTTGCTTGGTTTGGATCTTTGTTTGCCCAAGATTAGGTGGAACCTTTGATCCCCCACACACACTATATGATTCTTGTTAGTGAAACCTAGATTGTAAATTTTTCTAGATATATATGAGATGCCTAGTTTTGTAGATAATTATGAGATGTTGAGTTTTGTAGCTATATGTGAGATGTTGAGTTTTTTTAGATATATATGAAATGTTGAGTTTATTTGAAATATGAGATGTTGATTTACTTGAACACATATGACATACTAGATATATATGATAATTTACAATCATTTATTCATTGTGTGAGAAGGAGATGTTGAGATTCTTGTAGATGAATACATATGAGATGTTTAGATGAACACATATGAAATGTTGAGTGTTTACCGATATTTGAGATGAACTCATATATGTTTATTGTTGAAATTTGtaaggatggtttggcttctcgacGATGTCTACGACACGAAACACCGGGCCTACATGATGCGCGAGAAGGAGATGGTAATAACGAGTAATCTAAATATTTTGCAAATTTGCCTTAAGTTGAAATTTACATGCCCTAAGATTTGTCATTACTTGTTTTTTGCAGAAGCTTGAACCTTTGAAGATTCGGTATCACGGGGTCTCTGGTCCTGCCATGCCTTACGATGAGTGGTACACATCGTACATCAAGCAGGCATGACTACTCCCGTGGATTCAGTTGGTCAGCCGGTCCACGCCGAATCTGAACGCTCCACTGGTGTCCGCTCTTGCTGATCGGTGGAGGCCGGAGACGCATAGTTTCCATCTTCGGActggggagatgaccgtgacgctcGAGGATGTCTCGTTGATCACCGGTCTTGCTATCGACGGGATGCCTCTCTGTATGAGCACCGATTCTGATGGCTCCTACTGAGGCTGAGGCTGATgtagaggagggagaagagaagaagaagagggaaagGAAAGCAGCCGAAGCTGCTTTCACGTGGATTCAAACTCACTTTGCGACGTGCCCTCCGGATGCCACTGATGATGTGATCCAGACACatgctcgtgtctacatgtggtaTGTTGTGTTGAGGACTTTGTTTCCTGACTCCACTGGCAAGAAcgctccatggatgtggctgaaggcgttgaccgtcttcgatagcaaatggagCTGGGGTTCAGCGACTCTTGCCTACTTGTACCGACATGTAGTTGGTCTGTTTTGTGATCAACTCATTTCTTCATTAGCAATGCAAGCTTGCTGTCAAGTTAACATTGTTTTTCTTTCATATGCAGCTGGACGATGCGTGTTGCAGGATCACAGATAGTGCAGGCATTGGTGGTAATATGCTTCTACTTTCTGTATGGAGCTGGGAGCGTCTGCCTGTTGGACGCCCGAAGAGCGTCAGGTTTAATCCTTGgtatgaagatgaagatgacgaaTTACGGCgccccacttgggcttacaagtgggatgtggTTTCCGAGATGACGAACGATGTCAATCTCATGTACCAGAAGTACGTTGCCGAGTTGGACACGATTACGCCTGAGCAGGTAACGAGGTCATTACTTCAGTCATTTCTCATGTTTGCCTGAAAAAAAGTCACCAATTTTGCATTGTTGCCCTATTTCATAGGTGGAATGGCAGCCATATGGCGCCAATGACAGACTTGGGTACACCCCGGAGTTTAGCATCAACCCGATGTGCTTGCGGGATAGGGATCTCTGGCTTATGCGGTGCGcactgatatgcaactgggcTGTTGAGTTTCATTTGCCACATCGCGTGTTTCGTCAGTTTGGTCTGTTCCAGCCTCACCCGCCGGAATGGGTGGATACGGACAAAGAACTTCATAGGTAAGAGAGCGTATCGACTAAGCATCGTTAGTCCTTCTTGATTTTGCTAATGTTTGGTATTGTACCATGCAGGTTGGACAGGAGAAGGCAGCGGAAGATAAAGGACTGGGACAAGCATCATGCTTCGTATGTTACCCTCTTCCAGCTTTGCGTGGAGCAAGCTCGTAGCAGTGCACGCGCCCAGCTTCGTGAGCATAACCCACTTGCTTTTGATAACTACATACGATGGCTTCTTGAAAATACTCGAGTTGAGATATGCCCGCCGGCATATAATGAGGATATTCTTGAAGAACCCGTGAACTTTGAGGATCTATCAAAGGGGAAGTACAACAGAGATGTCAGGGTAGGGCAAGGAGTCCCTGCTGTTCCGGTGATTAACTATGTGGTAAAGTGTTCCTTCTTTACTTTCCCGTTGGCCGTATTACACATGTCTGAATGGCTAACGTGTTCATTCTTTCTCATCCGCAGCGCACCGAGATCAAGAAAGCAGCTGATGAGAGCCAGTCTATTCTGGAGAACACACCGGTTGGAAAAGGCAATGATGATGGTTCACTACGAGCATTCCTCAAGGTACATATCGC
The sequence above is a segment of the Aegilops tauschii subsp. strangulata cultivar AL8/78 chromosome 6, Aet v6.0, whole genome shotgun sequence genome. Coding sequences within it:
- the LOC120967081 gene encoding uncharacterized protein — encoded protein: MVWLLDDVYDTKHRAYMMREKEMKLEPLKIRYHGVSGPAMPYDEWYTSYIKQLDDACCRITDSAGIGGNMLLLSVWSWERLPVGRPKSVRFNPWYEDEDDELRRPTWAYKWDVVSEMTNDVNLMYQKYVAELDTITPEQVEWQPYGANDRLGYTPEFSINPMCLRDRDLWLMRCALICNWAVEFHLPHRVFRQFGLFQPHPPEWVDTDKELHRLDRRRQRKIKDWDKHHASYVTLFQLCVEQARSSARAQLREHNPLAFDNYIRWLLENTRVEICPPAYNEDILEEPVNFEDLSKGKYNRDVRVGQGVPAVPVINYVRTEIKKAADESQSILENTPVGKGNDDGSLRAFLKRQARKLRRLSNLLGCRDPEFDEPSASRSGTPSDPSSHHQGDDVSSSYAYLDDEGAVTQEGHDIDDDMTLADAQLRSPYVFKPRQPRRRYTPNDFDNRGNPKVVVGTSRMASLDHEAEAEEEVQEEEARPPRKKKIACRRGTRNTRGKH